The Chryseolinea soli nucleotide sequence TCCGTGCGACAACTCGACGGTCATAGCACCGCCGAAATATCCGGTCAGCAACAGGAACCCGATGGGCATCGATCGGTTGAAGAGAAAGAGTGCCACAAACAGCAGCTCCGTCATACCAAGCCAGGGCAGGTAGGGCAGAAGTCCGATTTGTGCATAGAGGTTTACTAAAAATGGTGCAGCGGCCAGTTTCATGATCGCGCCACCGCCGATGATCACGGCCATCAGAACCGACGGCGTCCAGGAGAGGAATTTTTTTCTTTTGTTCATAACTGTTTGATTTTTGAACAAAAGTATCGGCGCGTCAGGGCGTCGGCATTGATCTATATCAAGATCGAAGGGAGTGAGGGCTAGCGCTTGCGAGACTGAAGCTTGCGAATGCGGCTGAGGGTTTCCGGTGTAATGCCCAGGTAGCTGGCCAACATATGTTGTGGCACGCGCACGGCGATGGAAGGGTAGCTCTTTATAAAATCGTCGTACCGCTCTTCGGCGGTGGCGGTGAGCGAATTGATGATGCGGGTGTCTTTGGCGGTGGCGCGCTTTTGTATGCCGGCCTGGAACGACTTGGCATAGCCGGGAACTTTGTCCATGAGCATGAGGTGTCCGGAGAGATCCATTAACAACACGTCAGAGTCTTCAATGGCGTCGATAAAAAAACTGGCGGCGGTATCGGGATTCATGCCCGACTTGTCGCTAACCCACCAATTTTCGGGAGCAAACTGGATGATGTGTTCTTTGCCTTTGTTGTCGATCACATAGCTTCTCAAAAAACCTTTCGCCACAAAAGCACCCACCCGCGCGGCATCTCCCTCGCGCAGCAGGAACTCACCCTTCTTCAAGGTTCTGTGCGTCACCACCGAGGCAATGGCGGCTTTGTCGTCGTCCGAAAGGGGGAAGCGTTGTTCGAGGTAGGCGAAGAGGGGTTCGTACATCAGGGTTGCTAACGCATAACAGAGGCTTGAGGTTGGTTCCCGCAGTGTTGGGATGTGCAAGGGGCGTCAACATTTTGTTTACAGTCGGCCGACGTGCTCTTTTGAAAGTTGGGTTACTGGTGCTGCCAGCATCGTCCATTCGAACTCGCCGCGCGTTTGCAGCGCGTGCCGGCTTTTGTTGTGGCAGTGCACTGTGTTGACGCCTGTTTTTCGTTTGTTGTTGAATCTGTCTTTGCGGGGAGATCCGCTGCAGGCAATACCTGTGCGTCGGGCCGGCAAACGCTACAGGCGGTGTAGCCACGTTTCCTGGCTTCACTCAGTGTGATGGGAATCTTGCTGGAGTGCAAGTGCACGCATGAACCCTCGTGATATTTTTCTCCGGTTCGTGTGATAAAAACAGATTGTGCTTTGGAACCCGTTGTCGCCGCCAGGAACAAGAGCCAAAGCGTGATGCGGACAAAATGCTGGCGGGATATTTTTTGGACAACGGTGTGATGCATATGCATTCGGATAGAACTTACGTATTCTAAGATAGCGATAAATTTGACGAGGTATTGCGGGCTTCGAAAAAGCTATTATTCGAAAGGCATATGCGTTCGCCTGGTTTCATCCTTCTTCGGGAATTGGGGGCAACGCGAGGGGTAGCTTGTTTCCCTGCAATTCGAAATGCTGAGGGCCTGAGTGCCGCTGTGATTTTGGAGCGAAAATGATAACTATTGATTATCTTGTTGTACTCCTTAATCATCCCAAACCAACCCGCATATGGCAAAAAGACCGATCGTTTTCATCCACGGGCTTTGGATCCATGCCAGCTCTTGGCAACCCTGGATGGACTTCTTTCAACAACATGGCTATACTCCTCTGAATCCGCCGTGGCCGGGCGACTCCGACACCGTAAAAGCTTGCCGCGCCAATCCGCAGATGATCGCCAACCGGGGCGTCACTGAAATTGCCGATGGTTATGCAAAAGTGATCGCCAAACTCGCAGAACCACCCATAGTTATCGGTCATTCTTTCGGGGGACTCCTGGCGCAAGTGATCTTGGGTCGTGGCATAGCTGCCGCGGGCATCGCGATCGATCCCGCACCGATGAAAGGCGTGCGGCAACTACCTTTCTCGGCCCTGAGAGCATCGTTCCCGGTGTTGGGCAATCCCTTCAATTTTAAAAAAGCAAAGTCACTCACGTTTGGCCAGTTCACTTACGGGTTTGCCAATGCTCTACCCCAAAAAGAAGCCAAGGAACTTTACGACCGCTGGACCATTCCCGCCCCATGCCGCCCGCTCTTCCAGGCTGCCACGGCAACCTTCGCCGGCAACCAAACAAAAGTAAACACGGCGAACACTTCACGCGGCCCGTTGCTGATCACCGGGGGCGAAAAAGATCACATCGCACCGCCTATACTGGGAC carries:
- a CDS encoding DoxX family protein, with the protein product MNKRKKFLSWTPSVLMAVIIGGGAIMKLAAAPFLVNLYAQIGLLPYLPWLGMTELLFVALFLFNRSMPIGFLLLTGYFGGAMTVELSHGTVPFAPGIILSGVWVAAYVRQANLFKSTASRDVKSLTEAAR
- a CDS encoding Crp/Fnr family transcriptional regulator yields the protein MYEPLFAYLEQRFPLSDDDKAAIASVVTHRTLKKGEFLLREGDAARVGAFVAKGFLRSYVIDNKGKEHIIQFAPENWWVSDKSGMNPDTAASFFIDAIEDSDVLLMDLSGHLMLMDKVPGYAKSFQAGIQKRATAKDTRIINSLTATAEERYDDFIKSYPSIAVRVPQHMLASYLGITPETLSRIRKLQSRKR
- a CDS encoding DUF5763 domain-containing protein encodes the protein MHHTVVQKISRQHFVRITLWLLFLAATTGSKAQSVFITRTGEKYHEGSCVHLHSSKIPITLSEARKRGYTACSVCRPDAQVLPAADLPAKTDSTTNEKQASTQCTATTKAGTRCKRAASSNGRCWQHQ
- a CDS encoding alpha/beta hydrolase encodes the protein MAKRPIVFIHGLWIHASSWQPWMDFFQQHGYTPLNPPWPGDSDTVKACRANPQMIANRGVTEIADGYAKVIAKLAEPPIVIGHSFGGLLAQVILGRGIAAAGIAIDPAPMKGVRQLPFSALRASFPVLGNPFNFKKAKSLTFGQFTYGFANALPQKEAKELYDRWTIPAPCRPLFQAATATFAGNQTKVNTANTSRGPLLITGGEKDHIAPPILGQAALKKYPPSVKTEFKLFEGRGHSLIVDHGWKDVAEYSLAWLNENGF